In candidate division WOR-3 bacterium, the sequence GCCGAACAGAAGCCTGAGAACCGCGCGGTTCTTGCCCACGATTCCATGTGGCAGAGCACCGCGATGATGGCCCGCTCCATGGCCGATGGACTGCGTGAAGGAGGGACCGATGTCGCGGTGATCCCGATGAGTTGCATGAGCCGGTCGGATGTCATGACAGAGCTCCTCTGTGCCGGTGCTTTTTTGGTCGGCTCGCCGACCTTGAACAACGGCATGTTCCCGACCGTGGCCGACGTTCTCACCTATGCAAAGGGTCTCAAGCCCAGGAACCTGATCGGTGCCGCGTTCGGTTCACATGGTTGGAGCGGCGAAGCGTGCGCTCAGATTGAGACTGCGTTGCGCGAGATGGGAGTCGAGATTGCGCTGCCTGCCATGAGGCTCAAGTTCGTGCCGGACGCAGCCGCGCTCGACCAGTGCCGCGAGTTCGGCAGGGCAGTCGCCGCAAAGCTCCAGGAGCGGGTCGGCATGTGATTGAGCGGGCCGGAACCGGTGCCCACTGTACGATCGATCGTTCAAAGATCGACCTGGCCGCATTCAATTCCATCACCTACGGTCTCTACGTCGTTACCGCGCGCGACGGCGAGAAGCGAAATGGATGCATCGTCAATACGGTAGTCCAGGTAGCAGGCGAGCCCTGCCAGATCTCGGTCAGTGTGAGCAAGGGCAACTTCACGCACGACATGATAGTGAAGACCGGGCAATTCGGGGTCGCAGTGCTGGAGCAGGAAACGCCGATGCCGTTCATTGGAGTATTCGGATTCCGCTCCGGCCGCGACTACGACAAGTTCGCCCGCGCGCAGTTCCGGGATGGAGCTACGGGATGCCCGTTGCTTGTCGAGCACTCGCTGGCGGTGATTGAGGCAAAGGTGAGGACCGCGGTTGACTGCGGGTCGCACACCACATTCATCGCCGACGTGGTTGCCAGCGAGTTGCTGCGGTCCGGCAACCCGCTGACCTATGCCTACTATCATGCGGTGAAGGGCGGCAAGACCGGCAAGAACGCGCCGACCTATGCGGCGACAGTGACGGCGGAGAAGTCTGAGCAAAAGGAAAGGAAAGAGACCGTGAAGAAGTACGTCTGTGCGGTGTGCGGTTACGTCTACGACCCGGCCGCCGGCGACCCGGACAGCGGTGTTCCGGCCGGCACGCCGTTTGAGAAGATCCCGGCCGACTGGGTCTGTCCGGTCTGCGGCGCGAGCAAAGACCAGTTTGAGCCGGAAGCCTAGCTGGAAGTCAGAGGCGAGAAGCCGGAATCCGGAAGTGAGGACGGGGAGCTAGAAGAGAACTACTGAGCTTTGCGATGCAGCTGCCTGAGAACGTACTCAGGCGGCTGCTTCGCTCGAACCGTTCCGTCGGTGATGATGCACTCCTCGACATCCGTGCGCGATGGCAGTTCGAACATGATGTTGAGCATCGTTTCCTCCAGCACAGAACGCAAAGCACGGGCGCCGATTTTGCGCGCGGCCGCGAGTTCGGCAACCGCGCCGAGAGCTTCCGGAGTGAAAGTCAGCTTCACGCCTTCCAGCTCGAAACAGAAGGCAAACTGGCGGGTGAGGGCGTTGCGGGGTTTGGTCAGGATGTCCACCAGCGCTTCCCTGGAAAGACTGTGCAGTCCGGCTACTACGGGCAAGCGGCCGACGAGCTCCGGTATGAGTCCATACTTGATCAAGTCATCCGGCTCAACCAGCGGCAGCAGTTCGTCGCTGGTTCGCAGCCTGCGTTCGGAGATGTCGGCGCCGAAGCCCAGCGTGTTCGAGCGGATGCGGCGCTCGACAATCCGCTCAAGACCGTCAAACATCCCTCCGCAGATGAACAGGATGTGCCTCGTATCGACCGGGGTGTACTGCTGCTCCGGGTGCTTTCTGCCGCCCTGCGGTGGCACGCTGGCTATCGTGCCTTCGAGGATTTTCAACAGGGCCTGCTGGACCCCCTCGCCGGAGACGTCGCGGGTGATGGACGCCGAGTCGGCCTTCCTGCCCAGTTTGTCAATCTCGTCCAGATAGATGATCCCCGTCTCGGCTCGGCGTACGTCGCCGCCCGCTGCCTGTATCAAACGGAGCAGGATGTTCTCGACGTCCTCACCCACGTAGCCCGCCTCGGTTAGAGGCGTGGCATCTGAGATCGAGAATGGGACGTGTAGAAACCGGGCGAGGGTCTCGGCAATCAGGGTCTTGCCGACACCGGTTGGGCCGAAGAGGAGGATGTTGGACTTTTCGACCTCAACATCTCTCCGGGTTGAGAATACCCGCTGGTAGTGATTGTAGACCGCAACCGAGATGACCTTCTTGGCATGCTCCTGACCGATGACGTACTCGTCGAGGAACGACTTTATCTCGGCCGGCTTGGGGACTTTGGCGGGCGGCTGGATCGGGGGTGCGTTCCTTTGCTCGCGGAAGAGGCCGGAGACCGTCGCCGCGCAGCGCTCGCAGATGCGGCCGGTCCGGCCCTGGACCAGTTTCAGTCCCGGGCCGGCCTCGAGTCCACAGAACGAGCAGCGGCTGCGGGACGTCCGTCGCCTCGGGCCTTCGGTCACTTCCGCTTCTCGATCACTTCATCGATCAGACCGTAGGTCTTGGCTTCCTCGGCGGACATGAAGTAGTTGCGGTCCGAGTCTGCGACCACCTTATCCATCGGCTGTCCGGTGTGCTTGGACAGGATCCGCGACAGCTCTTCCTTCAACTTGAGTATCTCACGCGCATGGATCTCGATGTCAGTTGCCTGGCCTGAGATGCCGTGGGCCGAGGGTTGATGGATCATTACGCGTGCATTGGGCAGGGCGAACCGCTTGCCCTTTTCGCCGGCAGCAAGCAGCAGCGCGGCAATAGAGGCGGCTTCGCCGACGCAGGTGGTTGAGACCCTGGCCTTGATGTAGCGCATCGTGTCATAGATAGCTAGGCCGGAGGAGACAACGCCTCCCGGCGAGTTGATGTAGAGGTTGATGTCTTTCTCGGAATCCTCAGCTTCAAGGAACAGCAACTGGGCGACGACGAGATTGGCGACGTTGTCATCGACGGGCGAGCCCAGGAAGATGATGCGCTCTTTCAGCAGTCGGGAGTAGATGTCGTAGGCACGTTCTCCGCGGCCGGTCTGTTCGATAACCATTGGAATCAGCACTGGTACCTCCATGGGTTCCTCATCGTGAGATTTGAATTCAGGTCTGGCAGGGCTAACTGACACTCGCTTTGTCCACGACGAGCCGCAGGACCTTTTCGCGCAGTAACTGGTTCTTGTATACCGCGCTGCCGAGCATAGACTCGACCTCTTCGATCGGTCGCTTCGATTCCTCGGCCACATCCTGTGCCTGCTGTTTCAGCTCTTCGTCGGTTACGGTGACGCCTTCCTTATCGGCAATCCTCGCTACTATGCAGTCGAACTTGGCCCACTTCTGCGCAACCGGCATCAGCTTCTCCCGGGTCGCGTCGTCTTCTGGCAGGTTGTACTGCGTGCGCAAGCGTTCCAGCGACGACTCAACCCAGGACTCGGGGGGCTCGAACTGGTGCTCGGCCGTCAGAAAGTCGAAAGCCTGGTTCTTGAGTCCGTTCTGTTCCAGGCGTTTCCGATCGGCAAGAATTGACTCGTTGATCTCGATGCGGAGCTGGTCCATGCTGTCATATCCGAGGTCTCTCGCGAGTTCTTCGGTCACTTCCGGCAGTATGCGCTCCTTCACGTCGCGGACGGTGAACTTGTAGGTCAGCGTCCTGCCCGCAAGTTCCTTGTCACTGTGGTCGGCCGGGAACTTGGTTTCGGCGGTTCGCTCATCGCCAGGCCGGGCTCCGATCAGGGCCGCATTGACTTCGGCGGAGTTCAACCGGTCGCCGAGTTCCATCATCACACTGGTGCGCGGCTTGGCGACCTCCTCCTCACCGATGAACGTCCTTCGGTCCACCACAACGAAGTCATGCTCCTGGGCCGGATGGCTGACCGGCTTGAACGTCGCGCATCTCTCTCTTCGCTCCTGCAGTCGGCGCTCGAACTCGGCCTCGAATCCGGTCGGTTCTTCCTTCTTCAGCGCGAGGCCGGCGTATTCCCTGAGCTGGAATTCAGGGATAACCTCGTAGGAGAGCTGGAACTTGATGGTCTTGTCGGGCGCGATCTCGAGATTGGTGAACTTCGGCTCGGTGACCGGCCTGATTGCATCATCGGTCAGCACTTCCCGGATTGCGTTCTCGACCAGTTCCTCGGCCGCAGCGGTCTCAAGCTGGTTGCCGATGCGGCGCTCCAACACTGTGCGCGGCACGTGACCCACCCGGAACCCGGGTACCACGGCCTTGGGTTGTAGCTCGACGAGTGATTCCTCGATCTTCGCCTTCAGCTTGTCGGGCTCGAGCGTTACGTCAATCTCGCGCAGCCATTCTTTCGGTGACCGGACTGTCTTTTCCAAAACAGAACTCCTTTACAAATTCGGCCGATATCATCCAGAAGACCCAGATTGCGCGCATCGAATCCTGACAGCACAGGCGGAGTCTATGGCAGAACGGAGCTCGATGCGAGGAGGGGGAGTTGAACCCCCATCCGGTTAGGGACTGGATCCTAAGTCCAGCGCGTATGCCAGTTCCGCCACCCTCGCATGGCCGGTCAGTATAGCCAAGGAGAAGTGGGAAGTCAAAAAGGGGGGGCTTGGGTGAAGGCGGCGCCCTACGCTTGGGCTGCGGCTACTCGCGTAGCGAGCCAGATTCAGCGGTCCATCTGTAGCGAGGGCAGAAGCGAAGTGTTACCCGGCCAGGCCGGCGAGCTGGCCGCAGCCGGCGAGGATGCTCGCGCCTTTGGAGCGCCTAACTGTGACGGCAGGGACGTGCGGCCAGAGCTTGCGGGCAAAGGTCTCGACCGATTCAGGCGCGGGCGGCGTGAGTTCGCAGCCCGCGAACGGGTTGAGCGGAATCAGGTTCAGCTTGCAGGGAATGCCTTTGAGCAGGGCCGCGAGCTGCTTCACGTCTCTGTCGCGATTGTTGATACCATCCACAAGCACGTACTCGAATGTGACGCGCTTGCCCTTGGCGTCGGTGTAGTCGCGCATTGCCGCCATGACGTCTTTCAGCGGGTGTATCTTGTTGACCGGCATGAGCCGGGAGCGGGTCTCGTCGTCTGAGGCGTTGAGGGAGAGGGCGAGACGGAACTGCTCTTCGACTCTGGCGAAGGCGCGGATGCCGTCGGGGATGCCGGAGGTGGAGATGGTTATCCTGCGCGCGCCGATGCCCAGGCCGTTCTCGGCGTTTATGGTCTTCGCGGCCTCAATCGTCGCGTCGTAGTTGAGGAAGGGCTCGCCCATGCCCATGAAGACAACATTCGTAATGACGAAGTCCGAATGACGAATCACGAATGAGCGGACGGCCAGTACCTGGGCAGCGATTTCGTGCCAGGAGAGGTCGCGCCTGAACCCGTGCGTGCCGGTGAAGCAGAAAGTGCAGCCGAGCTTGCACCCGACCTGGGTGGAGACGCAGACCGTCCGACGGGCAGGGGTTCCGGCGTCCGGGGGTTGGCCACGGAGGCCCCTGTCTGACAGTGCCGGGGTTCGGGTCATGGAGCCAGGACCCTCGAACCCGAGAACCCCTGAACCCTCTCCTATCAAGACGGATTCGATGATGTTGCCGTCAGCGAGTTTGAACGTGAACTTGGTGGTTCCGTCGTCGTCGCTCGCTGTAGAGAGGAGGGAGGAGAGAGGAGGGAGGAGAGAGAAGCGCTCACTGAGCAGGGCGCGACGCTCCTTGCTCAGGTTCGTCATCGCGGCGAGGTCATCAACGCCCTTCTGCCAGAGCCAGGTGAAGACCTGAGCCGCAGTGTAGCGGGGCCAGCCGAGTTCCGCGCACAACGCCTGGAGTTGAGCGAGCGTGAGGGAGCGAAGATCAGGCTTCACAATGACGAATGACAAAACCCGAATTCTGAATCAAGTCCGAATGAAGGAGAATACCGAACTGCATCTGGGATTTGGTCATTCGAGCTTGAATCGTCATTCGGACTTCGGACTTCAAGTTTGTCCTCATTCGGGCCTCGATATCACATTGAGGACGAGGCCGACCATGAGGAAATTGAGGAGCAGGGAGGAGCCGCCGTAGCTGACGAAGGGCAGGGTGATGCCGGTGATGGGCAGCATACCGAGCAGCATGCCGATGTTGACGAACATCTGGTAGCCGATGATGGCCGCGAATCCGACGCAGAGGAGCGAGCCGGTCGAATCGCCGGACTGGCGTGCCGCGAGCAGTATCCGCCGCACTAGCCAGAAGAACAAGCCCAGCAACACGAGGCAGCCGACGAGTCCGAGTTCCTCACCGAGCGAGGAGAAGACGAAGTCGGTGTGGCGGTTGGGCAGGAAGCCGAGCCGCTTCTGCGAGCCCTGGAAGAGGCCTTTGCCAATGAGACGGCCGGAGCCTATGGCAATCTGTGACTGAATCGCGTTCCAACTGATGCCGTGAGGGTCGAACCACGGCGCGAAGAAGCTCATGATGCGCGCGCGCTGGTAGCCCTTGAGTGAGGCGAGCACCACTGGCGAGAGCAGGCCGAACCCGGCGCTTACTCCGAGACCGACGAGCGCATTCCTCACGCCCGCGCGGAAGAGCAGGATTATCCCCATGACTACGAAGAAAGGTATCCAGGTGTAGAGCGAGAACCCGGCCGCGAAAGACAGGGCAGGTGAGAAGAGCAGCAGGATATGGAGCGGCCGCATGCCCTGCCAGTAGAGCATGGCCGCGAGCATGGCCGCGAAGATGAGGGAGGTGGAGAGGTCGGGCTCGACCATGACCAGGAGGGAGGGGACAGCGGCTATGGCCGCGGGCAGGGCGAGGTCGCGGAAGCTGAGGCCGATGGTGCGCTTGTAGCTGAGATGCTTGGCGAGGAGCAGGACGGTAGTCAGCTTGGCGAACTCCGAAGGCTGGACGTACACCGGGCCGAGCACGAACCAGCGGTGAGACCCGGGGCCGGTACCGGCGATGAGCACCGCGATGAGCATCAGCACGGCCAGGCCGTATATGGGCTCGGCCAAGCCGTAGAGAATGCGGCGAGGTATGAAGACGGCAGCAGCCGCGGCGCCGATGGCAGCCGCAAGGAAGATGAGCTGGCGGAAGAAGAAATAGGAGCCGCCGGATGAGTAGATCGCAAGCAGGCCGAAGGACGCGAGCAGCAGGGTCGCGGCAATGAGGCCCGGGTCGAAGCGCTTCACAGGAAGGGGTCCTGGGGTTCAGGGGTCCCCGGGTTCCGGCCGAAGCGGCTCGGGAACCCGAACCGCCGAACCCTGGAGCCCTTGAACCCTGTTGTCATCTACTCGTGCTGCGGCGCTGCCGACGTATCAGCTGGCTGCGATGCAGGTATTGAGTCTGACTCCGGAGGTGAAAAGTAGGCGCGGATGAGTTGGCCGGCAATCGGGGCGGATACGGTGCCGCCGTGGCCGGCATTCTCGACCAGCACAGCGAAGACGACTTCGGGTTTGTCGGCCGGCGCATAGCCGACAAACCAGGCGTGGTCGAGCCGGGGCGGGTTCTGGGCCGTGCCGGTCTTGCCCGCGATGTCTATCTCCTTGACCCGGGCGCCGGTTCCGGTTCCCCACTCAACAACCCGCTCCAGCCCAAGCTTCACCACTTCGATGTCCTGCCGGCGCATCGGGAGTTGGCGGAAATCGGGCACGGTTGTACGGATCGCTAGTCCGGCCGAGTCAACCCGGGCTACAAGGTAGGGGCGAACCGCCCGACCACCGCTCGCGATCGCGCCATAGAGCACCGCCATCTGCAAAGGCGTGGTGGTGACTTCCCCCTGACCGATGGCGAAGTTTAGAACCGACCCGGCGCCCCACTTGTTCTTGCCATAGCGGGAATCGAGCCACTCGCGCGAGGGGATGTTGCCGGGTCTCTCTCCGGGCATATCGATTCCGGTCAAGCGGCCCAGGCCCACCTCGCGGGCATAGGCGGTCAGGCTGTCCAGCCCGAGCCGGAGACCCGCCTGGTAGAAGTAGGTGTTGCAGGACTGGGCGATGGCGCCGACGAGGTCGAGGCTGCCGTGAGCTGCGTTGCACTTGAAGGTGCGGTTGCCGTACTTGTAGCTCCCTAGGCATGTCTGGAACCGCGTGTCGCGGTAGAGTGCGCCTTGTCGAAGCGCCCCAAGCGCAACCACAGGTTTCATGGTGCTGCCCGGCGGGTAGCCGGACGTCAGCGCCCGGTTGAAGAAGGGCTTTGAGGGATTTGAGGTGAGCGAGTCCCAGGTCTCGGCGTCGATCGGCGTCATGAAGATGTTGGGGTCGAAATCGGGCTTGGATACGAGGCAGACGATGGCGCCGGTCCTTGTTTCCATCCCGACCACTGCCGCGCGGTCATAGGGAGCCAGTAACTGGCACGCAAGCCTCTGAATCCGGTCGTCGATGGTCATGACCAGGTTCCGACCTGGCATCTCGGGTTCCGGGTGCTTCTCCCGCAACGTGCCGATTTCCTGTCCCCGGGCGTCGACCTCGGCGTATTCCGACCCGTCACGGCCGCGCAGCATGGACTCGTATTGAGCCTCGATGCCGGCCCGGCCGACGAAGTCCAGCCGTCTCAGTGAAGTATCGTGCTTGAGTTCGTCCTCACTAACCTCGCCGATGTGGCCGAGGACGTGGCAGTAGCGGTTGGCGGTCGGATAGCGGCGCACCGGGTCGACTCTAACGTCGACCCCGGGCAGGCGGAAGCTCAACTCCTCAATTCGAGCGACCTCCTCTATTGTTACGTCTCGCTTGACGTTGACCGGCGAGGCGAACATCGCGACCGGCGCTAGCTGCGCTTGCAGGGTCGATTCAGGGACGCCGAGCATGTGGGCGAGCAGGGGCAGAGCCGAGTCGGTGAGTTCGGTCGGTACCACCGAGACGGTGAAGGACGGCCGCGTGTCCGCCAGCAGCACGCCGTTCCGGTCGAGGATGCGGCCGCGCGGCGCCGGCAGAACCAGCTTGCGTATTCGATTCCGGTCGCTCAGGCGTGCGTACCGCGCGCCCTGGATGACCTGTAGCTGGATAAGTCGGGCGGACAAGACGCCGAGCAGGATGAGCAAGACCTGCGTCAGCCGGGTTAGGCGGGCTGCCATCCGTGGTAGAGGAGCCGGGTCAAGCTGAGTTCAGCCAGCGGGGCGAGCAACAGGGTCAGACCGGACGACACGAGCAGGACGGGTAGTTCGGGCAGGCCCGTGCCGAGGAGTCCGACGGCGCCCCACTTGAGGGCCAGGGCCATGGCCATGAACAGGAGCGTGGCCCAGCGCGCCCGATAGAACAGCGTGCGCAATACCGCCACACCATAGCCCGTCGCTGCCATCGTGAACAGGTGTGTGCCGGTGAAGGCCGGTTTGGTGACGTCAAGGCACAGCCCGGCAAAAGCCCCGGCCAGGGTGGACGCAATGCGGTTCTCGTGCAGCGAGATGACAATCAGTCCGAGCAGGATCAGGTCAGGCCACCACGGATTCACACTTGCCTGTATCAGGAAAAGGAGATAGAGCAGGACGAACGCGACGAGGGTTCTCACTGGCCTGCCGGCTGGCCCGGGATAGTGATCTCTGGTGGGACTGTGTTCTCAAGCCAGACGGTCCCGGTGTCGGACTCGGGGTCTTCGGGCAGAGAGATGACGAAGACCCGCTCGACCCGGCTGACATCGGCAAATGGGCGGATCATCACCGGCTTGAAGAGTGCTTCTGGTCGGTCCGGGACGTTCGTGACTTCACCGACCCGCAGTCCCTTTGGGAAGATCGTTCCCAGGCCCGCGGTCACCATGGTGTCGCCGGGTCTGAAGTCGGAGTCCTTGGGCGCGTAGTCGAGTACGAGCTGGCCGGAACGGTCGGGGCGGGCGAGGGCAGGGACCCGCGACCGGACGTTGAGCACTGCGATCCGCGATTCAGAGGCTAGTATAGTCTGGACCAGGGACTGGTGTGTGCCGCAGGCAACAACCTTGCCGCAGACTCCGTCCGGCGTGATTACAGGCGCGCCCGGCCTGATGCCGTGGAGCGCGCCGCGGCTGATGACGAGCCAGTGCTCGAACGTGGTGAGGTCGCGACCGATTACCGGCGCCCGTATCAACGCCACGTTGTCGGGCGGTTCCGCTGCCGCGGACCGCGAGCCTGACTCGATGCGGGCATTCTCCACCGCGAGCCGAGCGGCAAGCAGGGAGAGCCGTTCGTTTTCGGCCCGGGCATCGTGAAGCGACCGGCTGACCGCTGTGCTGAGACGCAGCGGGGCGAGAAGCGCAACTTGGAACGGTTCCATGGCAGCGACGCGCAAACGATGGGGGAAGAGGAGTGGGACCATACCCAGCACGATGACCAGCCAAGCAGCGCGGTCGTGCCAGGCGGTAACGATGGGTCTGAACAAGACCGACTCAGTCGAGCCAGACGGCTGCCGATGTCATGAGATGGAACACGGCCATCGGGCCCGTAGTGGTTCCGCTACTTGGCGCGGAGTACGAGTTTCTCGTTGACGCTGATGTTCTCCAGGATGCGGCCGGCGCCGCGCACCACGCTCTCGAGCGGGTTCTCGGCTACGAACACCGGCAGGCTGGTCTCTTCCTTGATGAGCAGGTCAAGCCCGCGCAGGAGCGCACCGCCGCCGCACATGTAGATGCCGCGGTCGACGATGTCGGCAGCCAGCTCCGGCGGGGTCTTCTCCAGGGCAAGGCGAACCGCGTCGACGATCAACGTAATCGGTTCCTCGAGCGACTCGCGCACCTTGGTGCTGGTAATACGGATAGTCTTGGGAATCCCGGAGACAAGGTCCCGGCCTTTGATCTCCATCGTTTCCTCTTTGCCGGTCGCATAGGCCGAGCCGATGGCAATCTTAACCGACTCGGATGTCTGCTCGCCGATTATGAGGTTGTAGTTCTTCTTGATGTAGTTGACTATCGCGTCGTCCATCTCGTCGCCGGCGACGCGGACCGAGGCGGCGTTGACCACGCCGGAGAGCGCGACCACGGCGATTTCGGTCGTGCCGCCGCCGATGTCGATGATCATGTTGCCGGTCGGCGCCTCGACCGGCAAGCCGACGCCGATTGCCGCGGCAATCGGCTCGGACACGAGGTAGATCTCGCGGGCGCCAGATGCCTCGACCGAATCGCGCACCGCGCGTTTCTCCACCTCGGTGATGCCGGAAGGCACGCAAACGATGACCCGGGGCCGGACGAAGAGTTTCTTGCGCTGCACCATGCCAATATAGGTCTTGAGCATGATTTCGACGATACCGAAATCGGCGATGACGCCGTCTTTCATCGGCCGGATGACACGGATTCCCTCAGGCGTTCGGCCCAGCATCCTCTTGGCCTCGGTGCCTACCGCCACGATTTCGTGGGTAAGCTCGTCGATCGTGACGATCGACGGCTCGCGCAGTTCGATTCCCTTCCCCTTGACGTAAATTAGGGTGGAGGAGGTGCCAAGGTCAATCGCTATGTCGTTGTTGAAACGCTCGGTGATGCCTCTGAAAAGGGAGTTCACTGTCACGTCGATAGCGTATCCTAAACCGTCGTCCAGTCAAGCGTAGCCGGTCAGAGTTCGCTACGAAGCGTACGTGTCGTCGCCGAAGACCACGGGGTGGGAGGTGAAACTCGCGGAATCTGAACTGCGTAGGACTGTGTTCCAGTTTCGAAGCAGCGCTCGACTTGGCCGCTTGACTTGCCCTGATGTGAATCTAGAATGGGCATGATGATACACCCCGGCGACTATGTGATTCTATACCATTCCGACCGTATGAACTACCTGGTGGCGGTCCAGCCCAAAGGGGCGTTCTCGACCCACCGCGGGCAACTGCCGTTCGACCAGATCACGGGCAAGGAGTACGGCGATTCGATCCGCACCCATCTGGGCTTTCTCTTCTACCTGCTGAGGCCGGGCCTTGCCGACCTGGCGATGAAGGTGAAGCGCGCGACGACCATCGTCTATCCGAAGGACGTGGGCGCGATGCTGCTCTCGGCCGCGGTCTTTCCGGGCGCGCGGGTGATAGAGTGCGGGTCAGGGTCGGGCGCCCTCACGACCATCCTCGCCAACTTCGTCCGGCCCGGCGGGAAGGTCTATTCGTATGAGCGCAGGCCCGAGTTCAGCGCCAATGCGCGGGCCAACGTCGAGCGGTACGGGCTGGCTTCGTTCTGCGAGTTCTTCGTGCGCGACCCGGAGCAGGAGGGGTTCGAGCAGTCGGGTGTGGATGCGGTGCTGCTCGACGTTCCCGAGCCGTGGACACTGATAGCGCCGGCACACAAGGCCCTGAAGGGCGGCCACACCCTGGTGTCGATAATCCCGACTGTGGAGCAGTTGCGCCGGACCGTGTCGGCCATGGAGATGCAGGGGTTCGCGAGAATCCACGTGAAGGAAGTGATGGAGCGGGAGATGCTCGTGCGGACGACCGGTATCAGGCCGGCGGACCGGATGGTCGCGCACACGGTCTACGTGATAACGGGGAACAAGGTGAACGAGCCGGGGCTGGCGAACGTGGCGATGCCGGAACCGGTATCGGAATCGCCGCGAGATGAAGAGTAGCCTGGGGTTCCTCGGTTCCGGGGTTCGGGGGTTCGGGTCGGCAAATGGCCTGCGGAGACTGGTGTCCATCTTCCTGATGGTCGCCGGGTGCGGGCAGAGGCAGGCATCCGAATCAGAGCTTCGGGTTGTGTCGCTTGTGCCGAGCGTGACCGAGATCGTATACGCGGTGGGCGCGGGAAAGGCACTCGTGGGCAACACGAATCAGTGCAGCTTCCCGGAGGCGGCCAGGAGCGCGTACAAGGTCGGGGATTTCATGAGCCCGGACCTGGAGCGGATCGTCGCGCTGCGGCCGAGCCTTGTCTTTCTTACTCTACCCATGCACCGGCAGTTGCTGGATAAGTTTGCCGAGCTTAAGATACCCACCTACGTCTCCCGGCCGGGTGACATCGAAGCCGCTCTTAGGGAGATAGATACCGTGGCGCAACTGCTGGGACACAGGACAGCGGGGGAGAGCCTTGTCGCCGGAATGCGACGCCGACTGGACTCCATTGCGCCGTCTGCGGACACGCCGCGCGTCTACGCCGAGATCTCCGGGACGCCTCTGATGACTGCCGGCGGCGGCACGTTCATCAACGAACTGCTGGTGCGGGCGGGCGGACGCAACGTCTTCGCATCGTCCGCGCAGGAATACCCGGTGGTCGACCCCGAGGCTGTGCTTGCGGCTGACCCTGAGGTCATCCTGCTGCTGCACCCGGACATGAGTGCGCGTGACGTTGCCGCCCGCGTCGGCTGGGGCGGTATCAGCGCGGTGAAGAAGGGCCGCATCTATGAGAAGCTCGACGAGGACCTGCTCTTCAGGCCGGGACCGCGGATCGTTGACGGCGTGGTCCTGCTCGCGAGGCTGCTGCATTCAGAAACCACGAGGAGCTAGAATTCAGGGATTCAAGGAATCCAGGATTCAAGTGGTCACTCGAATCCCAATCTCCGCGGACAGGTGATGCGGCGACCTTCGTTGGCTTGGGCCGGCCTCATCCTTCTGCTCGTGTCGGCCGCGGCGCTCTCGGTAGCCATCGGGCCCGGCGGATTCAGCGGGACCAACCTTGGC encodes:
- a CDS encoding High molecular weight rubredoxin, translating into MDLAAFNSITYGLYVVTARDGEKRNGCIVNTVVQVAGEPCQISVSVSKGNFTHDMIVKTGQFGVAVLEQETPMPFIGVFGFRSGRDYDKFARAQFRDGATGCPLLVEHSLAVIEAKVRTAVDCGSHTTFIADVVASELLRSGNPLTYAYYHAVKGGKTGKNAPTYAATVTAEKSEQKERKETVKKYVCAVCGYVYDPAAGDPDSGVPAGTPFEKIPADWVCPVCGASKDQFEPEA
- the clpX gene encoding ATP-dependent Clp protease ATP-binding subunit ClpX → MTEGPRRRTSRSRCSFCGLEAGPGLKLVQGRTGRICERCAATVSGLFREQRNAPPIQPPAKVPKPAEIKSFLDEYVIGQEHAKKVISVAVYNHYQRVFSTRRDVEVEKSNILLFGPTGVGKTLIAETLARFLHVPFSISDATPLTEAGYVGEDVENILLRLIQAAGGDVRRAETGIIYLDEIDKLGRKADSASITRDVSGEGVQQALLKILEGTIASVPPQGGRKHPEQQYTPVDTRHILFICGGMFDGLERIVERRIRSNTLGFGADISERRLRTSDELLPLVEPDDLIKYGLIPELVGRLPVVAGLHSLSREALVDILTKPRNALTRQFAFCFELEGVKLTFTPEALGAVAELAAARKIGARALRSVLEETMLNIMFELPSRTDVEECIITDGTVRAKQPPEYVLRQLHRKAQ
- the clpP gene encoding ATP-dependent Clp endopeptidase proteolytic subunit ClpP yields the protein MEVPVLIPMVIEQTGRGERAYDIYSRLLKERIIFLGSPVDDNVANLVVAQLLFLEAEDSEKDINLYINSPGGVVSSGLAIYDTMRYIKARVSTTCVGEAASIAALLLAAGEKGKRFALPNARVMIHQPSAHGISGQATDIEIHAREILKLKEELSRILSKHTGQPMDKVVADSDRNYFMSAEEAKTYGLIDEVIEKRK
- the tig gene encoding trigger factor — translated: MEKTVRSPKEWLREIDVTLEPDKLKAKIEESLVELQPKAVVPGFRVGHVPRTVLERRIGNQLETAAAEELVENAIREVLTDDAIRPVTEPKFTNLEIAPDKTIKFQLSYEVIPEFQLREYAGLALKKEEPTGFEAEFERRLQERRERCATFKPVSHPAQEHDFVVVDRRTFIGEEEVAKPRTSVMMELGDRLNSAEVNAALIGARPGDERTAETKFPADHSDKELAGRTLTYKFTVRDVKERILPEVTEELARDLGYDSMDQLRIEINESILADRKRLEQNGLKNQAFDFLTAEHQFEPPESWVESSLERLRTQYNLPEDDATREKLMPVAQKWAKFDCIVARIADKEGVTVTDEELKQQAQDVAEESKRPIEEVESMLGSAVYKNQLLREKVLRLVVDKASVS
- the rlmN gene encoding 23S rRNA (adenine(2503)-C(2))-methyltransferase RlmN — protein: MRVLSFVIVKPDLRSLTLAQLQALCAELGWPRYTAAQVFTWLWQKGVDDLAAMTNLSKERRALLSERFSLLPPLSSLLSTASDDDGTTKFTFKLADGNIIESVLIGEGSGVLGFEGPGSMTRTPALSDRGLRGQPPDAGTPARRTVCVSTQVGCKLGCTFCFTGTHGFRRDLSWHEIAAQVLAVRSFVIRHSDFVITNVVFMGMGEPFLNYDATIEAAKTINAENGLGIGARRITISTSGIPDGIRAFARVEEQFRLALSLNASDDETRSRLMPVNKIHPLKDVMAAMRDYTDAKGKRVTFEYVLVDGINNRDRDVKQLAALLKGIPCKLNLIPLNPFAGCELTPPAPESVETFARKLWPHVPAVTVRRSKGASILAGCGQLAGLAG
- a CDS encoding rod shape-determining protein RodA, which produces MKRFDPGLIAATLLLASFGLLAIYSSGGSYFFFRQLIFLAAAIGAAAAAVFIPRRILYGLAEPIYGLAVLMLIAVLIAGTGPGSHRWFVLGPVYVQPSEFAKLTTVLLLAKHLSYKRTIGLSFRDLALPAAIAAVPSLLVMVEPDLSTSLIFAAMLAAMLYWQGMRPLHILLLFSPALSFAAGFSLYTWIPFFVVMGIILLFRAGVRNALVGLGVSAGFGLLSPVVLASLKGYQRARIMSFFAPWFDPHGISWNAIQSQIAIGSGRLIGKGLFQGSQKRLGFLPNRHTDFVFSSLGEELGLVGCLVLLGLFFWLVRRILLAARQSGDSTGSLLCVGFAAIIGYQMFVNIGMLLGMLPITGITLPFVSYGGSSLLLNFLMVGLVLNVISRPE